The Amphiura filiformis chromosome 8, Afil_fr2py, whole genome shotgun sequence genomic sequence ATCAATTATTAACTATAGTTACTTGCCATTATGTGCTGTGCACTGCCCCATTTCTTAGGATACCAACATCTAAGGAGCCCTGGGCCAATTGCATCCTATCTTGCTAAGGTATACATGTTATTTGGCATCATTCTAAAGCTTATTTGCTCTTTACCActatattttatatcaaaacatcaaaaggcAAAATGTTACCAATACGTTCCTGGTTTAGTGGGAACAGGTCACAATAATTATTTCTTAAATCTTACATGATGGTTAGTTCTATTAACACTCATAACCTTACTAtgataaattcagaaagaatatCTCCTTcagcctttctatttatttacttactaccACCGGTACATCAGTGTTTACGAAATGATGCCGATAAACCATTTGAGTCTTAATTATTTACTTAATACCACCGGTACATCAGTGTATGAAATGATGCCGATAAACCATTTTAGATTGATTGGTGTCTATTCTATCTTTATCTATTTTTTATCTAGTTAATTGATGCCTTGAAATTTGCCACCGACAAATGAGACTTTGTGGTAATTTCTGCCACATTTCCATTTTAAAATCTGAGTATTTTTGTTTCATTCATACACCTGAATTTCAGCCTTTTTTTCACTTGGGATGTAACGATGCCAATAATGAGGTTTAGCCATGCAAGTTGGGTACTTAAAGATCACTTGCCTTAAGTTCAGAAAATCCTACGGCGACTTGccttaaaattgggctactttgagCAACCTTTTTGGCATAATTTTGGCAACTACATGTAAGATGAAGTGTGCTTTCAGATCACCAGTAACAATTTAATTTTTATCATAAAACcggctttctttttcttttcttaataCGTCTTTGTAATACAAAAGATATGATGGGACTGGTAACTTCTAGCCTGTCCTGCATCTGGTTGGGTTCTTGCAAAATGTTCTTCACAGTTGTATAACTTATAAGTATCAACAAATCACTCACTACTACCTAAAAACTCCCTCATGATGATGTTCACTATAACCGGTTCGTCTTGTTGTACAAAATGACTTGCACCAGAGACCTTCTTTAGTGTTAAGTCTTTTACAAACTTGTTATGACCGGGCAAGATATCTTTGTCAAAGGCCTTATCCTCTTCACCCCAAATAAGTAGCGATGGGGAGGTGACCACTGGGTTGTGACGCGGCTCAGCTGGATACCTCCACCATGCACGATAGTAGTTGATTGCAGCTGAGCAAGAACCTGCAAAATAAAAACGAAAAGAAAAATTTCACAACAGATAATTTTGACTACTCAATAAATTTAAAAATTAGTTAATTACTAAGTGAAAACTTAGTGTCCGTTTTCAGAGCCACCTCTGACTTTCTCAAAGCTGGTATTGATTTATACCTAAAGTTGACTGACAGGAAGATGCCTCACTTCTGGTAATGAGATTATATATACTTATATGTAGTCACAGTCAGCAGCTGTAAGCAGTGGATCATAAATATGACTCAAGAGTGTAGACTCCTTCACCCCTGTTCATGGCTGCTCACCTAGTGCTCTTTTGAGGGATGTGAATCAAATGGGCTAGTTCAAGCTTGTAATACCCGGGTGTAATACATGACTGTATAAATAgcccattaggccaaaaaaaatttgtttgattgtcTTCAGCTgctgaccctaatctggaaaaaaggttttttgttttactgtataaACCAACACCTTCcctattttggaaattccagaaaaagttgttttcaatatttttgacatCCTAAGAAGAGTGTTTAaaacagtttcttcacacttctaaaccgttttaaaaaacatgaatgaagtggtatacagttgAAAATATATATGCCAATTCATACTTATTTGGGCTATTTGTTAAGCTAAATTTTAAAATAGGCAAACATGTTTTGCCTATAGACatagccatagctgggtccctgtTGGCTCCATctcacccaaaatgtgaaatgatgcggccttggagggtattttaaactacattatatcacctgtgttacatgttgacaaaagaatgatgacagtttacaacacaaaagaatctaacatcaaattttaagtgggtttgatccacccaattgggcagtcacaacaccagtttggtgctgcagggacccagttatggccgaccaaatcctgaccatgacttggcttgttggatttgtctatattataaaaaaaaatctaaccaATTCTACCCTTGGAAGGGATCTATGGACaatcaactttttttttctgGCTTTATGTTTACTATTCTAgttatacatgtacaaatattgaatgtttatgagtacaatgataAGAACAttttcatttggtgaaatatggactgttccattcagtGAGGCTTTGCAAGTGTAATGGAATAGTTCATAATCACCAAAGGAAAATATAATTTCCATTGAACAAatacaaatatcaaatatttgttttaatataactTGCATATAAATTCCtgttcttccacttaattttatcaATCACcagggaaaacaaaataaataaataaaaatgtctaAACTACCCATGCCTATAATTTGAGGTGGTCACAGCAAGCCTATGCTCACATTTGTCAGCGTTGCCATAGCTTCGTGCAATTCTAAATTGACTATTGGTCGCACAGAGTGCAAAAGTCTTTTTTTAGCTTGACACTAAATATAGCAAAAATAAATTAGCCAATCAAATAAGAAGATTTTTTTGTATGATCTTATGTATAATTATTGGAATTTACCTGGTTGAGAAGCTGCAAACTTAAATGCTTCCACGTCATCATCTGTTACATTCTGTTTATTCCTCAAACCCATCTGGTCACCTTTATAGCAGTCTCTAATAGAATCGTAATCTCCAGCAGAAATCATCATCTCTGGCAGGACTGGAATTTGAAAGAATATCATGTACCTGCATGGCAAGATATTGAGTACATTACAAAAGGTTTACTACATTCAACACCTCTTCCTATTTGCCCTTTGcacagatccgccatcttgctaccaaaatgaggttctccATGCAAACGCAtgagcaaaaagtgcatttttatttctccCGCTTTTTTAGAAGTGcatcagaaggcttttgcaaagcatacgcggtaattaaagcatgtgtttgacgggggtacacacacacacaacacacactttgtggatagaacctcattttgagatgaccatgtAAAGGGTCAATACCTTTATACAGAAGACAACTTTTGTTTAACGTATGCATACGCATGTAAAACTTGTTGTGCCCAGAATGCCATTTTATTCTGTACCTTTATTGCTGATACCAACAGTCTTCTTGTAATTTATTtgtctacctggatgattgagaatataATATAATTACTGAGAGTTTTAGTGTCAGTAAGCAGCTTGATCTTGAAGCTGCATGGTGTGCAAAAACCTATAACAACAtcggactcattccccttgatcatgtcacatatttgggCCAAAAAGACACTATTTTGTGGTTATAGAATAGAATGTGCCTCACCTATTATTTACAAGTTACTGCCTCGGATACATTATTTgggtgttaaggtggtactacacccctggccaattttgtgcctatttttgcatttttctcaaaaattatagcgcattggatgataagtaagatatgtatattataggggcaaggactacaactactgcactggaaattttatttcagcacagacaacagttgtggagttacagtcaaaaatgacggaaaaccaatatttgatcaataaatcaataactacttgtcttgagtcactgaaatgccagtgtagtaactggattccttgcccctataatacataacttttgttaccagtgtattattagtttttgagaaaaatgcaaaaatagtcaccaatttatcaaggggtgtagtaccaccttaaggataCTATTCCTCTATTTCTTAATTACATGTTTTGAGGTGGTTTTTAAAATGCAGGATCACCACTGATCATTATCTTAACCAAGATGCATCATCACTACTACAATCCCTTCAAGAGTCAACAATTTGCAGCCACACAAGTTGGTTTGAAGATGTATCTGGGATATCGCAGCCATCACCAAATGTAAGCCCAgataaattaaataatttaatcctCAACATGCAGGTGTCAACTACTGAcgataatttcaattttttctttaaatattctaaaaattcagaattgttcattttcattaccatatttggaatcagacattaaaatgggtacaaaacaagcctagtattggttcagtgggtcttgagatagctcttgctattttgagaaaatatctcaaatctcaAGACTTTTTacattgaagcctatggctagcacacagagcattaacatGTGTATGATTGACTGTGTTTATACGTACATACATATGTGACAGCTCCAACCCAGAACAAGTAGCCAGGCATGTTTTTGGGTTATACATGtatgcctttaaagatgacattcccataaagaaagtaaaattttggaattcctaatttcatggtattgaccttgggactaagtggactttcaaatccttgaaagtacttattaaaaagaggtttatttaatcaataattgacagttgaactatgataatccctattcaatcctgtgtaaagcaggaaacttaTTAGCCCAATTACTCAGAATAGTAATTCacgaaaatatcaaggtatcatttacaaaattatccatatcttgaaaagtttcaatcctattggattccttgcccctataatatacataacttttgttaccaatgtgtagttattttttgagaaaaatgcaaaattagtcacaaaatttatcaaggggtgtagaacCACATATAAACCATCTCACAAGTTAGGTCTTCTTCAAGGCACCAAGTCAACAATAcctagaaaagttgtttttttgcgGAATACACATCCCTCTTACGCACTACACTAACCAATCATGGGCCGTACAATGtatagactgctctgcattccctttttgatttTCTCATGGTTGGATCAGatgatcagaacaggattggtgaattttccatggtcagagggaatagagggatgataaattaaaatggtctaatACAGTAGACTATACAATGTAGGTAATTTGATAGAGGGGTGACGTCAGACATTGTACGTTAAAGTATTAATAAATTTACAACTTACCAAGACAGGTATTTTTGTCTTATGTTGTCATAATAATGTTCATTAAAACGGTCTGGATGTGGAACATTCATGCAGATAAGCTTATCTACCAGATCAGGGTAATCCATAGCAAATGTCCATGCAACTAGGCCACCCCAATCATGGGCTACTAGAACACAGGAACTATAACCAAGAGCTTCTATCACACCCTTCACATCACCTACATAATtgacaaaaattaaaacaacagtatttatataatattgtcaCATATGTAAAAGTATGTTAAAGTTATTGACGGGgatgtcctcttttggtctatatgcTGTCGCTGGTACGCTCGCCTTTTAATCCCAAGATTGTGGGTTTGAGTCCCGACAGGACCGCATGTGGCTGGTGAAGGAGCAGGATACTTATATGTGGTTAACAGTTTATGTGATCGGTTTGTGACAGAAATGAATGGTGGCAGCAGTGGTCCCTTTCTCTTGCTTTCAAAAGCAATGCATTGCCAAAAGCTCTCCTATTGAAAATAATGCACTGATTTGTGCCTCCTACACTGAGAAATTCAAACAATATGTTGCTTTTGAAAGCAATGCATTGCCAAAACCTCTACTATTGGCTGCCTTAAGAACATGTTGCTTTCTTAAAAGCAACTATTTGCTTTTGAAAGCAATGCGTTGTCGCAAtacgacatgtgactcattccccttgattatatatttgatttgattttcaaaagaaatattgCTGCagttttgtgaaaacatttagaTCAGATATTAATTCCATGATTATTTCTATAATTTCTTACCAACAAGTTTTGACATTTCGTAGTTATGCATTCCAGATAACACTTCCGATTCACAATAGCCTCTCATATCCACAGCCACCACACTGAAGAAAATAATAGAAAATATTGTGACATAGTGAGTACAGGTTGTGATGAAGATAAAGAAGGTTttaatgtaaggaataacttttTTCATGTGCAGCCACCAAATAGGTACATTTTTGTACCACCGGGGTGTAACAAGCAGGTAAACCGGGTCACAAACAAAGTCCATAGGCCCAAGGGTTCAGGGGCCGAGCAAAAGTGAAAATAGGGATAGGGCTGATTttataaaggagatgttaaaagggcctcACACtgcttcttgtccatgggccccaaggCTCTTGCTTGTTGCTGCAGCCCTGTATGCCATCTCACCATCAAAAATCTCACACAACATGAGAACAAATAGGAAACTACAGAGTGCACAACTGTAAAAACTGAAAAGGAATCTCATGATACCTGGGCAAAAATGTTTAAGTGTCATGCTATATACTTCTAGACAAAAAGAGGCTTTCAAACAAACAATTAGGCTTAATCCTTATAAGCGTAGATTGTTTATCAAATATGAGCAGTATCTGACTTTTGTTGACTTTTGATTGTTGTATTCTGGAACGTTATTTCTATACAAGTTACATAAATTTtattgaattaaagttttaacttcaacactacactatttttcgctcacctggaacgttttcacttgtccgactagcgtcttcagcagatggtgatgctgtgttgataccttgtctacaatcgggatatctctcactgatgacgtcatatgattgacagaatgacgtcataggatgttacgatgtagcgccgccccccccccctgggcatcagcaagttatcccaaataggatctatttctagtcCTTGGTCACGATTTAGTCTTGGTTTTTGTGAAGAACGCGCTAAAGAACTGCGGTTACCAAGACTGGACTTTCTTTCGTGGTCAGCCCAAAGACAAAGACAGTTCTTCTCAGAACCGAGACACGGAAACAGCTAACAAAGGATTTGTCACCCTACCTTACATAGAAGGTCTTTCTGAGAAGCTACGCAGAGCGTTCAGGACTGCGGGAGTTTCAACTACCTTCAAACCTCAAAATACACTTAGGAGTGCGCTAGCCCCTAAAGACAAGACAGAACCTGTTAAACAATCTGGGATTGTGTATCAAATTGACTGTGCTGATTGTGACGCGAGTTATATCGGCGAGTCTGCCAGGAAGCTTGAGAAAAGGCTTAGTGAACACAAGTCCACTGCCGGCAGCTCTAAATCAGCGGTCAGAGAACATGTAGTGAGATCTAAAGGTCACCAGATTGATTGGGAAAACATCAAGGTGCTTGAACGGGAGCAAAAAGAATTTTCCCGGAGAGTTCTTGAAGCCATACAAATAAGGACTCAAAAACCAAGACTAAATCGTGACCAAGGACTAGATATtagatcctatttgggataacttgctaatgcccagggggggggggcggcgctacatcgtaacatcctatgcgtcattctgtcaatcataagacgtcatcagtgagagatatcc encodes the following:
- the LOC140159333 gene encoding epoxide hydrolase 4-like — its product is MNFFSNIFRLCVMYALASVIGVLMLIVTAFTIIFKGPRWYFKRNVRNSRPECMEDASLGSHGFLRTQDVRLHYVAAGSCSKPLMLFLHGFPECWYSWRYQLKEFKKDYRVVAVDMRGYCESEVLSGMHNYEMSKLVGDVKGVIEALGYSSCVLVAHDWGGLVAWTFAMDYPDLVDKLICMNVPHPDRFNEHYYDNIRQKYLSWYMIFFQIPVLPEMMISAGDYDSIRDCYKGDQMGLRNKQNVTDDDVEAFKFAASQPGSCSAAINYYRAWWRYPAEPRHNPVVTSPSLLIWGEEDKAFDKDILPGHNKFVKDLTLKKVSGASHFVQQDEPVIVNIIMREFLGSSE